The Methanocaldococcus sp. DNA segment GTAGCGTTACCTATATTAAAGGCATCATTAAAAGGTTGGGAAGAGGTTGTTAAGGTTTTAAAAAAATACATTAAAGAATTAAAAATTGCAATGTTTTTAGTAGGAGCAGAAAATATTGAAGAACTTAAAAAAACACCTTACATAGTTAAAGGTTATTTAAAAGAGTGGATTTCACAAAGATTGTAAATTTATATTGTTATTCATTATTCAATTTATTGGTTGTAATTGTTATTATCGTTTGTTATTTTTTATTTGAGTAAATTAAATTTTAAATTCAAATAATAACATATTTGCATAAAATAAACTTTAATTAAATCTAAAACAAAATAAAAACTTAAGGAGATGATAAATGTGAAATTAGAAATTATTGCGATAGGAGGATATGAAGAAGTAGGTAGAAATATGACAGCTGTTAATGTAGATGGAGAAATTATAATATTTGATATGGGAGTTAGGTTAGATAGAGTTTTAATTCACGAAGATACTGATATATCAAAACTACACAGTTTAGAATTAATAGAAAAAGGAATAATTCCTAATGATACAGTTATGAAAAATATAGAGGGCGAAGTTAAGGCAATTGTTGTATCTCATGGACACTTAGATCACATTGGGGCAGTTCCTAAGTTAGCTCACAGATACAATGCTCCAATAATTGGAACTCCATACACAATTGAATTAGTTAAAAGAGAAATTTTAAGTGAAAAAAAGTTTAATGTCAAAAATCCACTAATTGTTTTAAACGCTGGTGAATCTATTGACTTAACACCAAATTTAACCTTAGAATTTATTAGAATTACTCACAGTATTCCAGATTCTGTTTTGCCTGTCTTACATACTCCTTATGGATCTATAGTTTACGGTAACGATTTTAAATTTGACAACTTTCCAGTAGTTGGTGAAAGACCTGATTATAGGGCAATAAAAAGAGTGGGTAAGAATGGAGTTCTTTGTTTTATATCTGAAACTACAAGAATAAATCACGAAGGAAAAACTCCTCCAGAAATTATTGCATCTGGATTATTAAAGAATGATTTATTAGCGGCAGATAACGATAAAAATGGAGTAATTGTTACAACATTCTCTTCACATATTGCAAGAATTAAGTCCATTACTGACATAGCTGAAAAAATGGGTAGAACTCCTATTTTATTAGGTAGGAGTATGATGAGATACTGTGGGATAGCTCAAGATATTGGTTTAGTTCAATTTCCAGAAGATTTAAGAATTTATGGAGATCCAAGTTCTATAGAAATGGCTTTAAAAACAATAGCAAAAGAAGGAAAAGAGAAATATTTAATAATTGCAACTGGTCATCAAGGAGAGGAAGGGGCTGTATTGTCAAGAATGGCTACTAACAAAACACCTTACAAATTTGAAAAATACGATTGTGTTGTATTTTCAGCAGATCCTATACCAAATCCAATGAACGCAGCTCAGAGATACATGTTAGAGTCAAGGTTAAAATTATTGGGGGTTAGAATATTTAAAGGGGCTCATGTTTCAGGGCACGCTTCAAAGGAAGATCATAGAGATATGTTAAGATGGTTAAATCCTGAACATATTATTCCTTCTCATGGAGACTTTAATTTAACTGCTGAATATACAAAATTAGCAGAAGAGGAAGGATATAGATTAGGAGAAGATGTTCATTTATTAAGAAATGGACAGTGTTTAAGTTTTGAAAGGATAATTTAATAATTTGAGGTGAAATTATGCAATTTGATAAGTATATACTACAAAAAATAGATGAAGAACTAAAAAACTATGTAAATAAAGATGATAAATTATATAATGCGTCAAAGCATCTACTATTTGCTGGTGGTAAAAGAATTAGACCATATTTAACTGTTGTAACATACATGCTAAAAAAGGATGATATTGAAAAAGTTCTTCCAGCGGCTGTAGCCGTTGAATTGATTCACAATTACACTTTAATACACGATGATATAATGGATAACGATGATGAGAGAAGAGGAAAACCAACAGTTCATAAGGTTTATGGAGAACCTATAGCAATATTAGCTGGAGATTTATTATATGCTAAAGCCTTTGAGGCTGTTTCAAAGATAAACAATGAGAAAAAATCTTATGAAGTTTTAAAAATTCTATCAAAGGCATGTGTAGATGTTTGTGAAGGGCAGGCTATGGATATGGAATTTGAAAACTATTTCCCAAGTATGAAGGAATATTTAGAGATGATTAGAAAAAAAACAGGAGCATTGTTAGAGGCGGCAGTTGAAATTGGGGCAGTTATGGGAGATTGTAATGAGGAAGAAGGGAAGGCATTAAAGGAATATGCAAAAAGGATTGGATTAACTTTTCAAATACAGGATGATATATTAGATTTAATTGGAGATAAGAAGAAGATTGGTAAGCCAGTTGGGAGTGATATAAGAGAAGGAAAAAAAACAATTATTGTAATTCACGCTTTAAAAACATTGGATGAAGATAATAAGAAAAAACTATTAAATGTCTTAGGAAATAAAAATATTAGTGATGAAGAAATTATGGAAATTATTAGGATATTAAAACCTTCAATTGATTATGCTAAAAATCTTATGAAAGAAAAAACAGAGGAAGCTAAAAATTATTTAAAAATATTTGATAAAGATAGAAGAAAGGTTTTAGAAGATATTGCTGACTTTATAATTGAAAGGATATATTAAAATTTTATTTTATATGGTGATATAATGAGAATTCCTAAATTATACGTTGAAAATGCTGAAAAACATGAAGGAAGGAAAGTAGTTATAGAAAATAATGGAAAAGTTATTAGGTTTTTAGATAAAGATGAGGAATATAGAGGAGATGGGAAAGTATTGTATCAAGTTATATATGATGACTTTGATAAATATGTTCTTATGGGAGAAGTTAAAAAAGATATGCTTATTGAGTATGAAGTTGGAGGAGTTAAGCAATTAACTTATATAAAGAAAGGAACAAGGCTATTAGAAATTCCTGCTGAGGGTTATAAGGTTTATCCAATTGTAAATTTTGGATGTAGAATATTAGAAGGTCATAGATTAGCGGCTTTGCAGAGTAGAAAGGGTGATATAAGGTTTGTAAATACACCAGTTAATGGAATTGTAGTATTCTTAAAAGAAGTTCCTGCTAAGAGAGAAAATTATGTATTCTACATATTACCAGAAAAGGAGATCAAATTTGAAGAAGAACTTTAAAATAATTAATAATATAATAATTTTGAGGGAAATTTATGAATAATAGTAAAGTAGAATTTACTGCTACATTAATCTCTATATTAACTGTTAAAGAAGCGTTAAATAGCGAAATGGAAAATTTTGTTAGAGTTAGAGCGGCAATTGACAAAAGAATATTAAAAGAAGATGATGTAGTTGCAATTTTTAATATATCCTCTACTACAAGTTACCAAGCGTTCTTTATAGATAAAGATACAGACATTGAGAAATTAAAAGAAGAATTAAAAAAAATGAATGTGAGACTTAACTATGATAGTGAGAAAATTTTAAAAAGATACATTGAGAGGTTACAAAAATGAAGGATGTTAGAAACTTAGATAAACAGTGGGTAATATTATCTGAGCTATCAGCTGAATTAGTTAAAAGAGGGATTAAAGTTCCCGAAATTGTTTTTGAAAAGCTTAGATTAACCTATGCCCTTATATCCTATTACATATTAGACCCCCATGTATCTATAACTATGCTTCCAAATATTGAAAAAGAATTAAATTTTATCCAATCTAAACTATTTAGTTTATGTAATTCAGAATTATTAGAGGAATATTTAAATAAAATGACAAAAGTTATTAGAGGAGAATTAAATGTAAAATTCCCGTTAAATAGAAGTATATACACTAAAGAAGTTAGAAAAAAAGGAAAAGTAGAATCAATAAGAGTAAAATTACAGAGAGAAATTCAAATAGAAAGATTAAGCGACTTAGGAGAATGGTATGGTGTTATATTTGAATATAGTGATGAAGATAATAAAATAGTTATTGAGGGAAATATAGACAGAGTAAAAAGAGCTTTAAAAGACTTTGCAATTATTTGGAAAGAGGAATTTTAATTTATAATTTTATATATCTTTTTACAATAAATTGACAGTAGGGATCCCCCAATGCCATACATTTTTTTTCAATAACCTCAATTATATATTTTTTTTCAGTTATATTTTCTAAACATCCGGCTATAAAACCTGCTGTTAAATAGCAAACAGGTTCTAATGCTCTACAATTCATAGCCTCTTTACTATTTTTAACAATAAATGTTATAGGTTCGGATTTCTCAATATATGTTTCTCCAAATTCCTCTTTCATGATATTAATCATTTTATCATAATTATCAATACCCATTTTAATTGCATAATCTTTACCTATTTCATAAAAAATTTTTTTTACAGTAGATCCAAAATAGTATTTTTTCATGTATTCTCTTATATATGCAATAATAGAAATATGACCTTCAAAATGACAAAATTCCTCTGGTTTTTTCTCTTCAATATCTACTATTGGAATAATTTCCTCTTTTTTTAATTCTTCCTTTAATTTTTCTAAAGGAGGATAGGCTTCTAATATTAACTCATGAAGTCTTGTACCCTCTGTTAGTTTTAAAACTTCTTTTAATAATTCTTTATCGTCTTTATATTTTTCTAATAAATTTTTCATCATATTTAATTTTATTCCAATAAATTTTGCTCGATTGTCAATAACCTTTAACATTTCAATAATTTTTATGGCTGAAGTCATTCAAATCACTCTATTTTTATTTCAATTATTATTTAAAAGATAAAAATATTATTTTATTATTTTATATAATATTTTCTTTATAATTT contains these protein-coding regions:
- a CDS encoding RNase J family beta-CASP ribonuclease, translating into MKLEIIAIGGYEEVGRNMTAVNVDGEIIIFDMGVRLDRVLIHEDTDISKLHSLELIEKGIIPNDTVMKNIEGEVKAIVVSHGHLDHIGAVPKLAHRYNAPIIGTPYTIELVKREILSEKKFNVKNPLIVLNAGESIDLTPNLTLEFIRITHSIPDSVLPVLHTPYGSIVYGNDFKFDNFPVVGERPDYRAIKRVGKNGVLCFISETTRINHEGKTPPEIIASGLLKNDLLAADNDKNGVIVTTFSSHIARIKSITDIAEKMGRTPILLGRSMMRYCGIAQDIGLVQFPEDLRIYGDPSSIEMALKTIAKEGKEKYLIIATGHQGEEGAVLSRMATNKTPYKFEKYDCVVFSADPIPNPMNAAQRYMLESRLKLLGVRIFKGAHVSGHASKEDHRDMLRWLNPEHIIPSHGDFNLTAEYTKLAEEEGYRLGEDVHLLRNGQCLSFERII
- a CDS encoding polyprenyl synthetase family protein, which encodes MQFDKYILQKIDEELKNYVNKDDKLYNASKHLLFAGGKRIRPYLTVVTYMLKKDDIEKVLPAAVAVELIHNYTLIHDDIMDNDDERRGKPTVHKVYGEPIAILAGDLLYAKAFEAVSKINNEKKSYEVLKILSKACVDVCEGQAMDMEFENYFPSMKEYLEMIRKKTGALLEAAVEIGAVMGDCNEEEGKALKEYAKRIGLTFQIQDDILDLIGDKKKIGKPVGSDIREGKKTIIVIHALKTLDEDNKKKLLNVLGNKNISDEEIMEIIRILKPSIDYAKNLMKEKTEEAKNYLKIFDKDRRKVLEDIADFIIERIY
- a CDS encoding DUF2118 domain-containing protein — translated: MRIPKLYVENAEKHEGRKVVIENNGKVIRFLDKDEEYRGDGKVLYQVIYDDFDKYVLMGEVKKDMLIEYEVGGVKQLTYIKKGTRLLEIPAEGYKVYPIVNFGCRILEGHRLAALQSRKGDIRFVNTPVNGIVVFLKEVPAKRENYVFYILPEKEIKFEEEL
- a CDS encoding DUF749 domain-containing protein, with protein sequence MNNSKVEFTATLISILTVKEALNSEMENFVRVRAAIDKRILKEDDVVAIFNISSTTSYQAFFIDKDTDIEKLKEELKKMNVRLNYDSEKILKRYIERLQK
- a CDS encoding DUF2096 family protein, whose amino-acid sequence is MKDVRNLDKQWVILSELSAELVKRGIKVPEIVFEKLRLTYALISYYILDPHVSITMLPNIEKELNFIQSKLFSLCNSELLEEYLNKMTKVIRGELNVKFPLNRSIYTKEVRKKGKVESIRVKLQREIQIERLSDLGEWYGVIFEYSDEDNKIVIEGNIDRVKRALKDFAIIWKEEF
- a CDS encoding V4R domain-containing protein, translating into MTSAIKIIEMLKVIDNRAKFIGIKLNMMKNLLEKYKDDKELLKEVLKLTEGTRLHELILEAYPPLEKLKEELKKEEIIPIVDIEEKKPEEFCHFEGHISIIAYIREYMKKYYFGSTVKKIFYEIGKDYAIKMGIDNYDKMINIMKEEFGETYIEKSEPITFIVKNSKEAMNCRALEPVCYLTAGFIAGCLENITEKKYIIEVIEKKCMALGDPYCQFIVKRYIKL